Proteins from a single region of Mumia flava:
- a CDS encoding bifunctional [glutamine synthetase] adenylyltransferase/[glutamine synthetase]-adenylyl-L-tyrosine phosphorylase, which translates to MSSESASTESSPPASRLRTSSGSLARLGFADPEAAAALVADCGGLEPSLVERAAQGADPDLTVRRLCALVTGYDGDLPTLLRADPDFLSRLVAVLGASTALGEFLVVHPEHVLALRTEAVGRAPKDQPGFEDALADVEDPDALRVVYRRLLLQITARDLTREIDYETSVAALSDLAGATLSTALRLARGDVEGAETVRLAVIAMGKCGGRELNYVSDVDVIFVHEPADGADDVRAGRVATRLAARTMRICADHTREGTIWEVDANLRPEGKDGPLSRTLSSHVAYYERWASTWEFQALMKARPVAGDADLGAAYLEAVTPMVWEASRRDNFVGQTRAMRRRVVDNIPSEQLDRELKLGPGGLRDVEFAVQLLQLVHGRADASLRTASTTGALRALVDGGYIGRGDGAAMTEAYVFLRMFEHRIQIEGLRRTHLVPTDPDLLRSIGRTLGFRADPGAYLLKEWKAEKREVLRLHQKLFYRPLLDAVAPLPPDALRLSAEAASERLVALGFEDPRGALAHIAALTAGVRRSASIQRQLMPAMLSWFAESPDPDAGLLAFRKVSESLGGTHWYLRKLRDEGEGAEQLAKVLAGSAYVTDLILRAPESVAILGDEAELTPRTRERILTETRWAASRHENPDDAVRAIRRVRRRELSRIAIADVLDRVDVVEVGHALSDLTIAVLDGVLRVACRAVEAERGPLQTRMAIVLMGRLGGLESGYSSDADVMFVHDPEPGADESAAASAAMAVATQVRRMLGGAGPDPALEVDADLRPEGRSGPLVRSLASYRAYYERWSSTWEAQALLRACPVVGDEQLSAAFGDLIDPLRWPADGLAESDVREIRRIKARVDSERLPRGADPRTHLKLGRGGIADVEWTVQLLQMQHAHAVEGLRTTETLPALRAARDAGLVTAEDAATLEDAWLLVSRIRNAFVLLRNRAAASLPEAARDRAGVAWLLGYGLEESEQLVDDYRRSTRKARQVVERVFWD; encoded by the coding sequence GTGTCGAGCGAGTCCGCAAGCACCGAGAGCTCACCGCCGGCCTCCCGGCTCCGCACGTCGTCCGGGTCGCTGGCCCGGCTCGGGTTCGCCGATCCCGAAGCCGCCGCCGCCCTCGTCGCCGACTGCGGCGGCCTCGAGCCGTCCCTGGTCGAGAGGGCGGCGCAGGGTGCCGATCCGGACCTGACCGTACGGCGCCTGTGCGCGCTGGTCACGGGGTACGACGGCGACCTCCCGACGTTGCTGCGCGCCGATCCGGACTTCCTGTCCCGTCTGGTCGCGGTCCTCGGCGCCAGCACGGCGCTCGGCGAGTTCCTCGTGGTGCACCCCGAGCACGTCCTGGCGCTGCGGACCGAGGCCGTCGGTCGCGCCCCGAAGGACCAGCCCGGCTTCGAGGACGCGCTCGCCGACGTGGAGGATCCGGACGCGCTGCGCGTGGTGTACCGCCGGCTGCTGCTCCAGATCACCGCGCGCGACCTGACCCGCGAGATCGACTACGAGACGTCCGTGGCCGCGCTGTCGGACCTCGCCGGCGCGACGCTCTCCACCGCGCTGCGGCTCGCCCGCGGCGATGTCGAGGGCGCGGAGACCGTACGGCTCGCCGTGATCGCCATGGGCAAGTGCGGCGGACGCGAGCTCAACTACGTCAGCGACGTCGACGTGATCTTCGTGCACGAGCCCGCCGACGGGGCCGACGACGTCCGCGCGGGGCGCGTCGCCACCCGGCTCGCGGCGAGGACGATGCGGATCTGCGCGGACCACACGCGCGAGGGCACGATCTGGGAGGTCGACGCCAACCTGCGCCCCGAGGGCAAGGACGGTCCGCTGAGCCGCACGCTGTCCAGCCACGTCGCGTACTACGAGCGCTGGGCGAGCACGTGGGAGTTCCAGGCGCTGATGAAGGCGCGGCCGGTCGCCGGCGACGCCGACCTCGGCGCGGCGTACCTCGAGGCGGTGACGCCGATGGTGTGGGAGGCGAGCCGGCGGGACAACTTCGTCGGTCAGACCCGCGCGATGCGCCGCCGGGTGGTCGACAACATCCCCTCCGAGCAGCTCGACCGTGAGCTCAAGCTCGGCCCCGGCGGGCTCCGCGACGTCGAGTTCGCCGTCCAGCTCCTCCAGCTCGTCCACGGCCGCGCCGACGCGTCGCTGCGGACGGCATCGACGACCGGGGCGCTGCGCGCGCTGGTCGACGGCGGCTACATCGGCCGGGGCGACGGCGCGGCGATGACCGAGGCGTACGTGTTCCTGCGGATGTTCGAGCACCGGATTCAGATCGAAGGTCTGCGCCGGACCCACCTGGTGCCGACCGACCCCGACCTGCTGCGGTCCATCGGGCGGACCCTCGGGTTCCGCGCCGACCCCGGCGCGTACCTCCTCAAGGAGTGGAAGGCCGAGAAGCGCGAGGTTCTGCGGCTGCACCAGAAGCTCTTCTACCGACCGCTGCTCGACGCGGTCGCGCCGCTCCCACCGGACGCGCTGCGGCTGTCGGCGGAGGCCGCCTCCGAGCGGCTGGTCGCGCTCGGGTTCGAGGACCCGCGCGGAGCGCTCGCGCACATCGCCGCACTGACCGCCGGGGTGCGTCGCTCGGCGTCGATCCAGCGTCAGCTGATGCCGGCGATGCTGTCGTGGTTCGCCGAGTCGCCCGACCCGGACGCAGGGCTGCTCGCGTTCCGCAAGGTCTCCGAGAGCCTCGGCGGGACCCATTGGTACCTGCGCAAGCTGCGTGACGAGGGGGAGGGCGCCGAGCAGCTCGCGAAGGTCCTCGCCGGGAGCGCGTACGTCACGGACCTGATCCTGCGGGCACCCGAGTCGGTCGCGATCCTCGGCGACGAGGCCGAGCTGACCCCGCGGACGCGCGAGCGGATCCTCACCGAGACCCGGTGGGCGGCGTCGCGGCACGAGAACCCCGACGACGCCGTCCGTGCGATCCGGCGGGTCCGCCGGCGCGAGCTGTCGCGGATCGCGATCGCCGACGTCCTCGACCGGGTCGACGTGGTCGAGGTCGGCCACGCACTGTCGGACCTGACGATCGCGGTGCTCGACGGCGTCCTGCGGGTTGCGTGCCGCGCGGTCGAGGCCGAGCGGGGCCCGTTGCAGACCCGGATGGCGATCGTGCTGATGGGTCGCCTCGGCGGACTGGAGAGCGGCTACTCCTCCGACGCGGACGTGATGTTCGTGCACGATCCCGAGCCGGGTGCGGACGAGTCGGCGGCCGCGTCGGCCGCGATGGCGGTCGCGACGCAGGTCCGGCGGATGCTCGGTGGCGCCGGACCGGATCCTGCGCTCGAGGTCGACGCCGACCTCCGGCCCGAAGGCAGGTCCGGTCCGCTGGTCCGCTCGCTGGCGTCGTACCGCGCCTACTACGAGCGGTGGTCGTCGACGTGGGAGGCCCAGGCCCTGCTGCGGGCCTGTCCGGTCGTCGGGGACGAGCAGCTCAGCGCCGCGTTCGGGGACCTCATCGACCCGCTGCGCTGGCCGGCCGACGGGCTGGCGGAGTCCGACGTCCGTGAGATCCGTCGGATCAAGGCTCGGGTCGACTCCGAGCGTCTGCCGCGTGGCGCCGACCCGCGGACGCACCTCAAGCTCGGCCGCGGAGGGATCGCCGACGTCGAGTGGACGGTGCAGCTGCTCCAGATGCAGCACGCGCACGCGGTCGAGGGGCTGCGGACGACCGAGACGCTGCCGGCCCTGCGTGCGGCGCGCGACGCCGGACTCGTCACGGCCGAGGACGCGGCGACGCTCGAGGACGCCTGGCTGCTGGTCAGCCGGATCCGCAACGCGTTCGTGCTGCTGCGCAACCGGGCAGCAGCATCACTGCCGGAAGCCGCACGCGACCGCGCGGGCGTCGCCTGGCTGCTGGGGTACGGGCTCGAGGAGAGCGAGCAGCTGGTCGACGACTACCGCCGCTCCACCCGCAAGGCACGCCAGGTCGTGGAGCGGGTGTTCTGGGACTGA
- a CDS encoding glutamine synthetase family protein, with product MGKQEDFVLRALEERDVRFVRLWFTDVLGHLKSVAVAPAELEGAFEEGIGFDGSAIEGFARVHEADMLAKPDPSTFQILPWRGETPATARMFCDILLPDGSPSYADPRFVLKRTLAKAAEMGFTFYTHPEVEFFLLKGKPEVGDRPVPVDDSGYFDHTAQGGGQDFRREVITMLEAMGISVEFSHHEGGPGQQEIDLRYADALTTADNIMTFRTVVREVALSQGLWATFMPKPFTDHPGSGMHTHMSLFEGDENAFFEAGAEYQLSRTGRAFIAGVLQHSPEITAVTNQWVNSYKRLIFGGEAPSYVCWGHNNRSALMRVPMYKPHKGQSARVEHRAIDSGCNPYLAFAMVLAAGLKGIEKDYELPAEAEDDVWALTEAERRALGIAPLPRNLDEAIREMEASELVAETLGEHVYDFFLRNKRAEWHDYRSQVTQFELDTLVTRV from the coding sequence ATGGGAAAGCAGGAAGACTTCGTGCTGCGCGCGCTCGAGGAGCGCGATGTCCGGTTCGTCCGGTTGTGGTTCACCGACGTGCTCGGCCACCTGAAGTCGGTCGCGGTCGCACCCGCGGAGCTCGAGGGCGCCTTCGAGGAGGGCATCGGCTTCGACGGCTCCGCGATCGAGGGCTTCGCCCGCGTGCACGAGGCCGACATGCTGGCCAAGCCGGACCCGTCGACGTTCCAGATCCTTCCCTGGCGCGGTGAGACGCCGGCGACCGCGCGGATGTTCTGCGACATCCTGCTTCCCGACGGCAGCCCCTCGTACGCCGACCCGCGGTTCGTCCTCAAGCGGACGCTCGCCAAGGCGGCCGAGATGGGCTTCACCTTCTACACCCACCCCGAGGTCGAGTTCTTCCTGCTCAAGGGCAAGCCGGAGGTGGGTGACCGGCCCGTTCCGGTCGACGACTCGGGCTACTTCGACCACACCGCGCAGGGCGGCGGCCAGGACTTCCGCCGCGAGGTCATCACGATGCTCGAGGCGATGGGCATCTCGGTCGAGTTCAGCCACCACGAGGGCGGGCCCGGCCAGCAGGAGATCGACCTGCGCTACGCCGACGCGCTGACGACGGCCGACAACATCATGACGTTCCGCACGGTCGTACGGGAGGTCGCGCTGTCGCAGGGCCTGTGGGCGACGTTCATGCCCAAGCCGTTCACCGACCACCCGGGCTCCGGCATGCACACCCACATGAGCCTGTTCGAGGGCGACGAGAACGCCTTCTTCGAGGCCGGCGCCGAGTACCAGCTGTCCCGCACCGGCCGCGCGTTCATCGCGGGCGTCCTGCAGCACTCGCCCGAGATCACCGCGGTCACGAACCAGTGGGTGAACTCCTACAAGCGGCTGATCTTCGGCGGCGAGGCCCCGTCGTACGTGTGCTGGGGCCACAACAACCGCTCCGCGCTGATGCGCGTCCCGATGTACAAGCCGCACAAGGGACAGTCCGCTCGCGTGGAGCACCGTGCGATCGACTCCGGCTGCAACCCGTACCTCGCGTTCGCGATGGTGCTCGCTGCCGGGCTCAAGGGCATCGAGAAGGACTACGAGCTGCCGGCCGAGGCCGAGGACGACGTGTGGGCGCTGACCGAGGCCGAGCGTCGAGCGCTCGGCATCGCGCCGCTCCCGCGCAACCTCGACGAGGCGATCCGTGAGATGGAGGCCAGCGAGCTGGTCGCGGAGACCCTCGGCGAGCACGTCTACGACTTCTTCCTGCGCAACAAGCGTGCGGAGTGGCACGACTACCGCTCGCAGGTCACGCAGTTCGAGCTGGACACCCTCGTCACCCGGGTCTGA
- a CDS encoding NAD+ synthase — MPQLRVALAQVNPIVGNVAHNSALILEHCRAAHEAGAHIVLFPEMVLTGYPIEDLAMRASFVAASRRAADELAERLAAEKMGDLVAVVGFLDQVPGVPSGFGIPKNAPQNSVAVMHGGEIVARQAKHHLWNYGVGDEARNFVPGSTINVVQVHGVDVAIAICEDLWRDGPSAAARAAEAALLLVPNGSPYEANKDDVRFDLCARRAVEGECALAYVNMVGGQDELVFDGDSLVVDAEGRLLARAAQFSEELLFVDLELPAATDTMPSTDATFSGLHIERTIVSAEPVAPYEPLGSPVATPLDDLEEIYRALVVGLRDYVEKNEFRSVLLGLSGGIDSTLCGAIAVDALGAERVFGVSNPSAYSTEHSRTDAEELARRTGLDLRTVAIAPMVDAFQDSLSLSGLAEENLQSRVRAVVWMGLSNAEGHLVLACGNKSELATGYSTIYGDAVGGYAPIKDVRKTLVWELARWRNAYAEAHGEVPPIPENAISKPPSAELRPGQLDTDSLPPYEILDAILDAYVERDLGAAAVVAEGFDATTVEHVVTLVDRAEYKRRQYPPGPKVTARNFGRDRRVPITNRWREHLG; from the coding sequence GTGCCTCAGCTCCGTGTCGCCCTCGCCCAGGTCAACCCGATCGTCGGCAACGTCGCGCACAACAGCGCGCTGATCCTCGAGCACTGCCGCGCGGCCCACGAGGCGGGGGCGCACATCGTGCTGTTTCCCGAGATGGTGCTGACCGGCTACCCGATCGAGGACCTCGCGATGCGCGCCTCGTTCGTCGCCGCGTCCCGTCGGGCGGCCGACGAGCTCGCCGAGCGGCTGGCGGCGGAGAAGATGGGCGACCTGGTGGCCGTGGTCGGGTTCCTCGACCAGGTCCCGGGGGTGCCGTCCGGATTCGGCATCCCGAAGAACGCGCCCCAGAACTCGGTGGCCGTGATGCACGGCGGCGAGATCGTGGCCCGCCAGGCCAAGCACCACCTGTGGAACTACGGCGTCGGCGACGAGGCCCGCAACTTCGTCCCCGGCTCGACGATCAACGTCGTGCAGGTCCACGGCGTCGACGTGGCGATCGCGATCTGCGAGGACCTGTGGCGCGACGGCCCGTCCGCCGCGGCCCGTGCGGCCGAGGCCGCCCTGCTGCTCGTCCCGAACGGCTCCCCGTACGAGGCGAACAAGGACGACGTGCGCTTCGACCTGTGCGCCCGGCGGGCGGTCGAGGGCGAGTGCGCACTGGCGTACGTGAACATGGTCGGCGGTCAGGACGAGCTGGTCTTCGACGGCGACTCCCTCGTGGTGGACGCCGAGGGCCGGCTGCTCGCCCGGGCCGCGCAGTTCTCCGAGGAGCTGCTCTTCGTCGACCTCGAGCTGCCCGCCGCGACCGACACGATGCCGTCGACCGACGCGACGTTCTCCGGGCTGCACATCGAGCGCACGATCGTCTCGGCCGAGCCGGTCGCTCCGTACGAGCCGCTGGGGTCGCCGGTCGCGACGCCGCTGGACGACCTGGAGGAGATCTACCGCGCCCTCGTGGTGGGTCTGCGCGACTACGTGGAGAAGAACGAGTTCCGCAGCGTCCTGCTCGGTCTGTCCGGCGGGATCGACTCGACGCTGTGCGGCGCGATCGCGGTGGACGCGCTGGGCGCGGAGCGGGTGTTCGGGGTGTCGAACCCGAGCGCGTACTCCACCGAGCACTCCCGCACCGACGCCGAGGAGCTGGCCCGGCGGACCGGCCTCGACCTGCGGACGGTGGCGATCGCGCCGATGGTCGACGCGTTCCAGGACTCGCTGTCCCTGAGCGGGCTGGCCGAGGAGAACCTCCAGTCGCGCGTGCGGGCGGTGGTCTGGATGGGGCTCTCGAACGCCGAGGGCCACCTCGTGCTCGCCTGCGGCAACAAGTCGGAGCTCGCGACCGGCTACTCCACGATCTACGGCGACGCCGTCGGCGGCTACGCCCCGATCAAGGACGTGCGCAAGACCCTGGTCTGGGAGCTCGCACGGTGGCGCAACGCCTACGCCGAGGCGCACGGCGAGGTCCCGCCGATCCCCGAGAACGCGATCAGCAAGCCCCCGTCGGCCGAGCTGCGGCCCGGCCAGCTCGACACGGACTCGCTCCCGCCGTACGAGATCCTCGACGCGATCCTGGACGCGTACGTCGAGCGCGATCTCGGCGCGGCTGCGGTGGTCGCGGAAGGGTTCGACGCGACGACCGTCGAGCACGTCGTCACACTCGTGGACCGGGCGGAGTACAAGCGCCGGCAGTACCCACCGGGCCCGAAGGTCACCGCGCGCAACTTCGGGCGGGACCGCCGGGTGCCGATCACGAACCGGTGGCGCGAGCACCTGGGCTGA
- the panB gene encoding 3-methyl-2-oxobutanoate hydroxymethyltransferase: MSEHTPSAEETAPYGSGPGASGGDAPAPRRRVRTHQLRRMKQDGQPWAMLTAYDQYAAEIFDEAGIEVLLVGDSAANNVYGYESSLPVTVDELIPLNRAVTRATRYALVVADLPFGSYQGSPEQAYDTAVRFMKEGHAHAVKLEGGAEMAPQIRRLVDGGIPVMAHIGFTPQSEHSLGGYRVQGRGDAAAKTMADALAVQDAGAFAVVMEMVPGDVAAEITERLEISTIGIGAGSRCDAQVLVWQDMMGLRTGRLPRFVKQYADLRSTMLDAARAYADDVRTGAFPGPEHTF; this comes from the coding sequence ATGTCTGAGCACACTCCCTCCGCCGAGGAGACCGCCCCGTACGGCTCGGGGCCCGGCGCGAGCGGGGGTGACGCACCCGCGCCGCGGCGCCGGGTCCGCACCCACCAGCTGCGTCGGATGAAGCAGGACGGACAGCCGTGGGCGATGCTCACGGCCTACGACCAGTACGCCGCCGAGATCTTCGACGAGGCCGGGATCGAGGTCCTGCTCGTCGGCGACTCCGCCGCGAACAACGTCTACGGGTACGAGTCGTCGCTGCCGGTGACGGTCGACGAGCTGATCCCGCTGAACCGCGCCGTCACCCGGGCGACCCGCTACGCCCTCGTCGTCGCGGACCTGCCGTTCGGCTCGTACCAGGGCTCGCCCGAGCAGGCGTACGACACGGCCGTGCGGTTCATGAAGGAAGGCCACGCGCACGCCGTCAAGCTCGAGGGCGGCGCCGAGATGGCCCCGCAGATCCGGCGGCTGGTCGACGGCGGCATCCCGGTGATGGCGCACATCGGCTTCACCCCGCAGTCGGAGCACTCGCTCGGCGGATACCGCGTGCAGGGGCGCGGGGACGCGGCCGCGAAGACGATGGCGGACGCGCTCGCGGTGCAGGACGCCGGCGCGTTCGCGGTCGTGATGGAGATGGTGCCCGGGGACGTCGCGGCCGAGATCACCGAGCGGCTCGAGATCTCCACGATCGGCATCGGCGCCGGGTCGCGGTGCGACGCCCAGGTGCTGGTCTGGCAGGACATGATGGGCCTGCGCACCGGCCGGCTGCCGCGGTTCGTGAAGCAGTACGCCGATCTGCGGAGCACGATGCTGGACGCCGCCCGAGCGTACGCCGACGACGTGCGCACGGGCGCCTTCCCGGGGCCGGAGCACACGTTCTGA
- a CDS encoding hybrid-cluster NAD(P)-dependent oxidoreductase, producing MTDMLIGPARTAAADRHAADPAAVDPERAGEIDETLVCTGVAQVTHDVRSFTLAPTESRSFAFEAGQYVTVRVDVDGVPLERCYSISSPPSRTGSIEITVKRVLGGPVSTWLHDQVGPGSRLHVAGPYGRFTRAGRSGKELWLSAGSGITPMMAMARELRDRGTGADVVLVHNARTPRDILFRRELEAPPPGLEVAAVCERDADDEAWHSYRGLLTLPMLTAIAPDLLERDVLLCGPPAYMAAVRELLAVAGVDPGRCREERFELGAGAGETPDDGDVPPPSDVRLHSIELRRSGRTITCDAATTILEATASAGVRVPSSCHEGLCGTCKSDLLSGSVDMQHQGGIRPREIREGKILLCCSTPTDDLVIDA from the coding sequence ATGACCGACATGCTGATCGGACCCGCCCGTACGGCTGCCGCTGATCGTCACGCCGCTGATCCCGCCGCGGTCGACCCCGAGCGGGCCGGCGAGATCGACGAGACTCTGGTGTGCACCGGCGTCGCGCAGGTGACGCACGACGTCCGGAGCTTCACGCTCGCCCCGACGGAGTCCCGGTCGTTCGCGTTCGAGGCCGGCCAGTACGTGACGGTGCGGGTCGACGTCGACGGCGTGCCGCTCGAGCGCTGCTACTCGATCAGCTCCCCGCCGAGCCGGACCGGCTCGATCGAGATCACCGTCAAGCGCGTCCTGGGCGGCCCGGTCTCGACCTGGCTGCACGACCAGGTCGGACCGGGATCGCGTCTGCACGTCGCGGGACCGTACGGGCGGTTCACCCGGGCGGGGCGGTCCGGCAAGGAGCTGTGGCTGTCGGCGGGAAGCGGGATCACGCCGATGATGGCGATGGCGCGTGAGCTGCGCGACCGGGGGACCGGAGCCGACGTCGTCCTCGTGCACAACGCCCGGACGCCGCGCGACATCCTGTTCCGGCGCGAGCTCGAGGCGCCGCCGCCGGGCCTGGAGGTCGCCGCCGTGTGCGAGCGGGACGCCGATGACGAGGCGTGGCACTCCTACCGCGGGCTGCTCACGCTGCCGATGCTGACCGCGATCGCCCCCGACCTGCTGGAGCGCGACGTCCTGCTCTGCGGGCCCCCCGCGTACATGGCGGCCGTGCGCGAGCTGCTGGCGGTGGCCGGCGTCGATCCCGGGCGGTGCCGCGAGGAGCGGTTCGAGCTGGGCGCCGGGGCAGGTGAGACGCCCGACGACGGCGACGTGCCACCGCCGTCGGACGTCCGGCTGCACAGCATCGAGCTGCGTCGCAGCGGCCGGACGATCACCTGCGACGCGGCGACCACGATCCTCGAGGCGACCGCGAGCGCGGGCGTCCGGGTCCCCTCGTCGTGCCACGAGGGTCTGTGCGGGACGTGCAAGAGCGACCTGCTCAGCGGCTCGGTCGACATGCAGCACCAGGGCGGGATCCGCCCCCGCGAGATCCGCGAGGGCAAGATCCTGCTCTGCTGCTCGACTCCGACCGACGACCTCGTGATCGACGCCTGA
- a CDS encoding aromatic ring-hydroxylating oxygenase subunit alpha, with product MTLVTGPTDMLDLARLVDSRIPGRALPAPFYTSREVHELDVAAVFATSWIFVATEPEIGEAGDYLTLDVGPYSIIVVRDDDEQVRAWHNVCRHRGSRILTEPSGSVGNIVCGYHQWTYGTDGRLLHAGTQAPGFDRSCFGLKPVHVRSVSGLLFVSLAEQPPADFDDVAARITPYLEPHRIRGTKVAAQHDLVEHANWKLVMENNRECYHCEGGHPELTCTFFPSYGYTPEEMPRHLQPAYARYLAAEAELERTCRERGLPYEKIEELSGRASAFRIQREALDGAGESFTRDGRAASRRLLGDLDVARLGRTSMHHQPNSWFHLLSDHVVTFTVLPIAPDRALVRTTWLVHADAVEGVDYDLDTLTEVWDHTNEQDGTLVARAQAGVSSPAYEPGPYAPNESHVDAFCDWYLSRVREYLQP from the coding sequence ATGACTCTCGTCACCGGCCCGACCGACATGCTCGACCTGGCCCGGCTGGTCGACAGCCGGATCCCAGGCCGGGCCCTGCCGGCCCCGTTCTACACCAGCCGCGAGGTCCACGAGCTCGACGTCGCGGCGGTGTTCGCGACGAGCTGGATCTTCGTCGCGACCGAACCGGAGATCGGTGAGGCCGGCGACTACCTCACCCTCGACGTCGGGCCGTACTCGATCATCGTCGTGCGCGACGACGACGAGCAGGTCCGTGCATGGCACAACGTGTGCCGGCACCGCGGCTCGCGGATCCTCACCGAGCCCAGCGGCTCCGTCGGCAACATCGTCTGCGGCTACCACCAGTGGACGTACGGGACGGACGGCAGGCTGCTCCATGCGGGCACCCAGGCGCCGGGCTTCGACCGCAGCTGCTTCGGCCTGAAGCCCGTGCACGTCCGCTCGGTGTCGGGACTGCTGTTCGTCAGCCTCGCCGAGCAGCCGCCCGCCGACTTCGACGACGTCGCTGCCCGGATCACGCCGTACCTCGAGCCGCACCGGATCCGCGGGACGAAGGTCGCGGCGCAGCACGACCTGGTCGAGCACGCCAACTGGAAGCTCGTGATGGAGAACAACCGCGAGTGCTACCACTGCGAGGGCGGCCATCCCGAGCTCACCTGCACGTTCTTCCCGTCCTACGGCTACACGCCCGAGGAGATGCCGCGTCACCTGCAGCCGGCGTACGCGCGCTACCTGGCGGCGGAGGCGGAGCTCGAGCGGACCTGCCGCGAGCGCGGCCTGCCGTACGAGAAGATCGAGGAGCTCAGCGGACGGGCCTCGGCGTTCCGGATCCAGCGCGAGGCGCTCGACGGGGCGGGGGAGTCGTTCACGCGCGACGGGAGGGCGGCCTCGCGCAGGCTGCTCGGCGACCTCGACGTCGCCCGGCTCGGCCGCACCTCGATGCACCACCAGCCGAACTCGTGGTTCCACCTGCTCAGCGACCACGTCGTCACGTTCACCGTGCTGCCGATCGCGCCCGACCGCGCGCTCGTGCGGACGACCTGGCTCGTGCACGCGGACGCCGTCGAGGGCGTCGACTACGACCTCGACACCCTCACCGAGGTGTGGGACCACACCAACGAGCAGGACGGGACGCTCGTCGCCCGGGCCCAGGCCGGGGTGAGCAGCCCGGCGTACGAGCCGGGGCCGTACGCGCCGAACGAGTCCCACGTGGACGCGTTCTGCGACTGGTACCTGAGCCGCGTGAGGGAGTACCTGCAGCCATGA